Proteins encoded together in one Oxalobacteraceae sp. CFBP 8761 window:
- a CDS encoding SulP family inorganic anion transporter, with product MVFQHIRQDWFSNVRGDLLAGIVVALALIPEAIAFSIIAGVDPKVGLYASFSIATLIAFFGGRPGMISAATGAMALIMVSLVKEHGLDYLLAATILTGMLQIIAGWIKLGRLMRFVSRSVITGFVNALAILIFLAQLPELTNVTWHVYAVTAAALAIIYGLPYLTRAVPSPLVAIVVMTGASIALGLDIRTVGDMGELPDSLPSFLIPNVPFSLETLQIILPYSATLMLVGLLESLMTATIVDDLTDTRSDKNRECVGQGIANIATGFIGGMAGCAMIGQSVINIKSGGRTRLSTLMAGVVLLLMVVFLGDWVRQIPMAALVAVMIMVAIGTFSWSSISNLRAHPTSSSIVMLATVVVTVATHDLAKGVLAGVLLSGVFFAQKVSRMLGVTSRVETGTDGGELRHYLVSGHVFFVSSDQLVHAFDYSPTRATVHIDLSDAHFWDITAIGALDKVVLKLRRAGAQVVVHGLNEASATLMTRFAIHDKDGAEDMLAGH from the coding sequence ATGGTATTTCAACACATCCGCCAGGACTGGTTTTCCAACGTCCGTGGCGACCTGCTTGCAGGTATCGTCGTCGCTCTCGCCCTCATCCCTGAGGCGATTGCGTTCTCCATCATTGCCGGCGTCGACCCGAAGGTCGGCCTGTACGCGTCGTTCTCGATCGCGACACTGATCGCCTTTTTCGGCGGGCGGCCAGGCATGATTTCCGCTGCCACCGGCGCCATGGCGCTGATCATGGTCTCGCTCGTCAAGGAGCACGGCCTCGATTACCTGCTGGCCGCCACCATCCTGACCGGCATGCTGCAGATCATCGCCGGCTGGATCAAGCTGGGCCGCCTGATGCGCTTCGTCTCGCGCTCGGTGATCACGGGCTTCGTCAACGCACTGGCGATCCTGATTTTCCTCGCCCAGTTACCCGAACTGACGAACGTCACCTGGCACGTGTACGCCGTCACCGCGGCCGCGCTGGCCATCATCTACGGCTTGCCGTACCTGACGCGCGCCGTGCCCTCGCCACTGGTCGCGATTGTCGTGATGACCGGCGCGTCCATCGCACTGGGCCTGGACATCCGCACCGTCGGCGACATGGGCGAGCTGCCGGACAGCCTGCCGTCGTTCCTGATTCCGAACGTGCCGTTCAGTCTCGAGACCCTGCAGATCATCTTGCCGTACTCGGCCACGCTGATGCTCGTGGGCCTGCTGGAATCCCTGATGACCGCCACGATCGTCGACGACCTGACCGATACCCGCAGCGACAAGAACCGTGAATGCGTCGGCCAGGGCATCGCCAACATCGCCACCGGCTTCATTGGCGGCATGGCCGGCTGCGCGATGATCGGCCAATCGGTGATCAACATCAAGTCTGGCGGACGCACCCGCCTGTCGACACTGATGGCCGGTGTCGTGCTGCTGCTCATGGTCGTGTTCCTGGGCGACTGGGTGCGCCAGATTCCGATGGCGGCGCTGGTCGCCGTGATGATCATGGTGGCCATCGGCACGTTCAGCTGGAGCTCGATCAGCAACCTGCGCGCGCATCCGACCAGCTCCAGCATCGTCATGCTCGCCACCGTCGTCGTCACCGTGGCCACGCACGATCTGGCCAAGGGCGTGCTGGCAGGCGTGCTGCTGTCGGGCGTGTTCTTTGCGCAGAAAGTCAGCCGGATGCTGGGCGTGACGTCGCGCGTGGAGACTGGCACGGATGGCGGCGAACTCCGTCACTACCTGGTCAGCGGTCACGTGTTCTTCGTGTCGTCCGACCAGCTCGTCCATGCATTCGACTACAGCCCGACGCGCGCCACCGTGCACATCGACCTGAGCGACGCGCATTTCTGGGACATCACTGCGATTGGCGCGCTTGACAAGG